One region of Populus trichocarpa isolate Nisqually-1 chromosome 4, P.trichocarpa_v4.1, whole genome shotgun sequence genomic DNA includes:
- the LOC7453665 gene encoding mechanosensitive ion channel protein 6, whose amino-acid sequence MDFSLKKSFKGNSSFKHIRRFSGGGGGDNNYSISPEELPILHHHQSDIPYDNQQRTSIGSNYHNEVIVKVDNGNSSSEDSSTDVAKVDRAPSFDFTQNGQQDVMQDPPSRLIGQFLENQKTFGGGEITLDMDMEMDELKGDRGSSHGRHLPSFPESSPTKPSSREIRVSFEPSLSGGSLNGALESVRRRCKEDGSVNSHQRKQEQEREEVLKCSSNASFRRHANPLSRLKTKSRLIDDPSPQELERMSGRIPKSGPMRSGMLSRALYDEDDEDPLEDVDLPEEYKKDKLSTLTVLQWLSLIVILAALVCSLSIRDLKKVKILNLKLWKWEVLLLVLICGRLVSGWGIHLIVFFIERNFLLRKRVLYFVYGLRKGVQNCWWLGLVLLAWHFLFDKKVQRDTKSDFLEYVTKILVCFLVGNFIWLIKTLMVKVLASSFHVSTYFDRIQESLFNQFVIETLSGPPLIEIQKAEDDVERIAAEVRKLQNAGVTMPAELKASVFPPAKSGRLNPNRVMQKTFTAKSFKFSGKLSQKGEKEADDGITIDHLHKLNTKNISAWNMKRLMKIVRHGSLSTLDEQILGAATEDESTTHIRSENEAKVAARKIFNNVARHGSKYIYLHDLMRFLEEDQALKTMSFFEEASETSRIGKSSLKNWVVNAFRERRALALTLNDTKTAVNKLHQMINAIVGIVIVVISLVILGIAKSKFFVLLGSQVLVVSFVFGNTAKTLFESIIFLFVIHPFDVGDRCEIDGVQLIVEEMNILTTFFLRADNQKVLYPNSVLATKPIGNYYRSPDMGDSVEFHIHICTPAEKVALMKQRITGYIEGKKEHWYPDPSFVFKELVDLNKMMVAVWIRHRMNHQDMAEKTKRRALLLEEMVKIFSELDIQYRLFPIDINIRAMPPLDKKYLLP is encoded by the exons ATGGATTTCTCTCTTAAGAAATCATTCAAAGGCAATAGTTCTTTTAAACACATTAGGAGATTCTCTGGTGGCGGAGGGGGGGACAATAATTATAGCATCAGCCCTGAAGAGCTGCCTATTCTCCACCACCATCAATCAGATATTCCATATGACAATCAACAACGAACGTCAATAGGTTCAAATTACCATAATGAGGTCATTGTCAAGGTTGACAATGGAAATTCCAGCTCAGAAGACAGTTCTACTGATGTTGCTAAGGTTGACAGAGCACCAAGTTTTGATTTTACGCAAAATGGACAACAGGACGTGATGCAAGACCCGCCTTCGAGGCTAATCGGTCAGTTCTTGGAAAATCAGAAAACCTTTGGTGGCGGCGAGATTACATTGGACATGGACATGGAAATGGATGAACTAAAAGGTGACCGAGGATCATCACATGGAAGACACCTGCCTTCCTTCCCAGAATCATCACCGACTAAGCCATCCTCAAGAGAAATTCGTGTGTCCTTCGAACCGTCTCTCTCCGGAGGCAGCCTTAATGGTGCACTCGAATCTGTCAGAAGGCGATGCAAGGAGGACGGCTCAGTCAATTCTCATCAACGAAAACAAGAACAGGAACGCGAAGAAGTTTTGAAGTGCTCGTCGAATGCATCCTTTCGGAGACATGCCAATCCACTGTCAAGATTGAAAACTAAATCAAGACTTATAGATGACCCTTCACCACAGGAATTGGAGAGAATGTCAGGGAGGATACCAAAGTCTGGGCCAATGAGATCCGGGATGTTAAGTAGGGCGTTgtatgatgaggatgatgaggatCCATTAGAGGATGTGGACTTACCGGAAGAGTACAAGAAGGACAAGTTAAGTACATTGACTGTCCTCCAATGGTTGAGTTTGATTGTGATTTTAGCTGCACTGGTGTGTAGTCTTTCTATTCGTGATTTAAAGAAAGTGAAGATTTTGAACCTTAAGTTATGGAAATGGGAAGTTTTGTTGCTGGTTTTGATATGTGGAAGGTTGGTTTCAGGATGGGGGATTCATTTGATAGTGTTTttcattgaaagaaattttttgttGCGGAAGAGGGTTTTGTATTTTGTGTATGGATTGAGAAAGGGAGTGCAGAATTGTTGGTGGTTAGGGCTTGTTTTGTTGGCATGgcactttttatttgataagaaGGTTCAAAGGGATACCAAAAGTGACTTTCTCGAATATGTTACTAAAAtcttggtttgttttttggtGGGGAATTTCATATGGTTGATTAAGACTTTGATGGTTAAGGTGCTTGCTTCTTCTTTCCATGTTAGCACTTATTTTGACAGGATTCAGGAGTCACTCTTCAATCAATTTGTGATAGAAACATTATCAGGTCCACCATTGATTGAAATACAAAAAGCTGAAGATGATGTAGAGAGGATTGCTGCCGAGGTCCGCAAGCTGCAGAATGCTGGGGTTACTATGCCTGCAGAACTCAAGGCATCTGTCTTCCCACCAGCAAAGAGTGGCAGGTTGAATCCCAATAGAGTAATGCAGAAAACTTTCACAGCAAAAAGCTTTAAATTTTCCGGGAAACTTTCACAAAAGGGGGAGAAAGAAGCGGATGATGGGATCACAATTGACCACTTACATAAACTTAATACCAAGAATATTTCAGCTTGGAATATGAAGAGGTTGATGAAAATTGTGCGGCATGGCTCATTGTCCACTTTAGATGAGCAGATACTAGGTGCTGCTACTGAGGACGAATCCACGACACATATCAGAAGCGAAAACGAGGCGAAAGTTGCAGCAagaaaaatttttaataatgtgGCTCGCCATGGATCAAA GTACATCTACTTGCATGATTTGATGCGCTTTTTGGAAGAAGATCAAGCTTTGAAGACAATGAGTTTCTTTGAAGAAGCATCTGAAACCAGCAGAATCGGTAAATCATCCCTGAAGAACTGGGTG GTCAATGCTTTCAGGGAAAGAAGGGCACTTGCTCTAACATTGAATGATACAAAGACTGCTGTGAACAAGCTCCATCAGATGATAAACGCAATAGTTGGCATTGTTATAGTTGTAATCTCCCTAGTCATACTTGGAATTGCCAAGAGCAAATTTTTTGTGCTTCTAGGATCACAGGTTCTTGTTGTGTCCTTTGTTTTTGGAAATACTGCCAAGACATTGTTCGAGTCAATTATCTTCTTGTTCGTTATCCATCCATTTGACGTCGGAGATAGGTGTGAGATAGATGGAGTCCAG CTGATAGTGGAGGAGATGAACATTCTAACAACTTTCTTCCTAAGAGCTGACAATCAGAAAGTCTTGTATCCTAATAGTGTTCTTGCAACCAAACCAATCGGCAATTACTATCGCAGTCCTGACATGGGCGATTCGGTTGAGTTCCACATCCACATATGCACTCCAGCCGAAAAAGTTGCTCTTATGAAGCAGAGAATAACAGG TTACATTGAGGGCAAGAAAGAGCACTGGTATCCCGATCCTTCATTTGTATTCAAGGAATTAGTAGATTTGAACAAGATGATGGTAGCAGTATGGATTAGGCATAGAATGAACCATCAAGACATGGCAGAGAAAACCAAAAGAAGAGCTCTTCTGCTAGAAGAGATGGTGAAAATATTCAGTGAGCTTGACATTCAATACCGATTATTTCCTATTGATATCAACATCCGTGCCATGCCTCCTCTTGACAAAAAGTATCTCCTGCCTTAG